In Methanosarcina barkeri MS, a single window of DNA contains:
- a CDS encoding P-II family nitrogen regulator, translating to MCNEKDFVLIVTIVKKGWGDEVIKASRKAGAHGGTILFGRGTGVHENKSILGLMIEPEKEIVLTVAESTIEDKIKNSIIEAVNLNEPGKGIGFVVSLDKVFGICHPLYDMLHSNREI from the coding sequence GTGTGCAATGAGAAAGATTTTGTATTAATAGTCACAATTGTAAAAAAAGGCTGGGGCGATGAGGTAATTAAGGCTTCAAGAAAAGCCGGTGCCCATGGCGGAACAATCTTATTTGGTCGCGGTACAGGAGTTCATGAGAATAAAAGTATTCTTGGCTTAATGATCGAACCAGAAAAGGAAATCGTCCTCACAGTAGCTGAATCGACAATTGAGGATAAAATCAAAAATAGTATTATTGAGGCTGTAAACCTCAACGAACCCGGAAAAGGGATTGGGTTTGTAGTTTCTCTGGATAAAGTATTTGGAATTTGTCATCCACTTTATGATATGTTGCACTCTAACAGAGAAATATGA
- a CDS encoding DUF1538 domain-containing protein, with amino-acid sequence MSLEITGFWLVFFEVIQSIAPLIIFFTSLQILYLKLPLSQLVRLYIGLAFTAFGMILFLHGVNNGFLPAGTKIGEFFGDSKKNFLIPLGFVLGLLAAFAEPSVRVLCYQVEESSSGYIRSNLMLYMLSFAVAMLSAISMVKIVYKIPFIYIIVPGYLFVLILLWLCDKDFVGIAFDAGGAVTGPMAVSFLMSMAVGVATSYEGTDPVADGFGLIAMIALAPIIFVMLLGVYIRFNGGRESVQ; translated from the coding sequence ATGAGTTTAGAAATTACGGGATTTTGGCTCGTGTTTTTTGAAGTTATCCAATCAATTGCTCCTCTAATAATTTTCTTCACATCCCTTCAGATATTATATTTAAAGCTGCCATTATCACAATTAGTAAGACTTTATATAGGGCTAGCCTTCACTGCATTTGGTATGATCTTATTTCTTCATGGAGTCAATAACGGATTTCTCCCTGCAGGAACGAAGATAGGGGAGTTCTTTGGCGATTCTAAGAAGAACTTTTTAATTCCTCTAGGTTTTGTTCTTGGTTTACTTGCTGCTTTTGCGGAACCTTCTGTAAGAGTATTGTGTTATCAGGTTGAGGAATCTTCCAGTGGCTATATAAGATCAAATCTTATGCTCTATATGCTTTCCTTCGCAGTTGCTATGTTGTCTGCGATTTCAATGGTAAAAATTGTCTATAAGATACCTTTCATATACATAATAGTTCCAGGTTATTTATTTGTCCTTATTCTGTTATGGCTTTGTGACAAAGATTTTGTGGGTATTGCATTCGACGCAGGAGGAGCTGTAACAGGTCCGATGGCTGTGTCTTTTCTGATGTCAATGGCTGTAGGAGTGGCTACATCATACGAGGGGACAGATCCTGTCGCAGACGGCTTTGGCCTGATTGCGATGATAGCACTGGCGCCCATCATTTTCGTTATGCTTCTGGGTGTTTACATAAGATTTAACGGAGGTAGAGAGAGTGTGCAATGA
- a CDS encoding DUF1538 domain-containing protein: protein MICDIKETIIEVVQAVFPLTLAILLLMLTLVGTSLNQLASFLTSILLISLGMIFFLVGVKIGILPMGEAIGADLPKHNSLAFIAIVVFLLSFLTTIAEPDVRVLSNMVNLVSQGSIDSNMIIISIAFGVGLFVVISIFRTIYGIPIRYLFAAGYLIILALSFFVPSEYLAIAFDAGGVTTGSITVPVIMALGIGIVAVLQKKSELSDNFGIMGLASMGPVVIVMLLGVLSS, encoded by the coding sequence ATGATATGTGATATTAAAGAGACTATTATTGAAGTTGTGCAGGCAGTATTTCCTTTAACGCTTGCAATACTTTTGCTCATGCTGACATTAGTTGGTACTAGTTTGAACCAGCTTGCATCTTTTTTGACGAGCATATTACTTATCTCACTGGGAATGATTTTTTTTCTTGTAGGCGTTAAGATTGGTATACTTCCAATGGGTGAGGCAATAGGAGCTGATTTGCCCAAGCATAATTCACTTGCTTTTATTGCAATAGTAGTCTTCCTACTCTCGTTTCTAACAACCATTGCGGAGCCTGATGTAAGAGTTTTAAGTAACATGGTTAATTTAGTTTCACAGGGCAGTATAGATAGTAATATGATAATAATCTCTATAGCCTTTGGAGTTGGCTTGTTTGTAGTTATTTCTATTTTCAGAACAATTTATGGAATTCCAATCAGGTATCTGTTTGCAGCAGGCTATCTAATTATACTCGCGCTGTCATTTTTTGTACCGAGTGAATACCTGGCAATCGCTTTCGATGCAGGAGGTGTGACCACAGGGTCTATAACTGTACCTGTTATTATGGCTCTTGGAATCGGAATAGTTGCAGTATTACAAAAGAAGTCTGAACTTTCAGATAATTTCGGAATCATGGGATTAGCTTCCATGGGCCCTGTAGTTATTGTAATGTTGCTGGGGGTTCTGTCTTCATGA
- a CDS encoding DUF1538 domain-containing protein — translation MMRDVKETFQEVVQAIFPLTLVVVLLLLVFVGIGLDDLISFLIATVLTVIGMTFFLTGVKLSMLPIGEAIGADLPKHSSLAFIAVMVFLLSSFVAVAEPNVSVLISMINSALQGSIDNNLLIISISFGVGFLMVISVLRIIFGFPIKYLFAGSYSIILMLSFFVPADYLAIAFDSGSVTTGAMIVPVIIGLGVGIASVLQDRSELDGFGLIGLATIGPILSLMLLGVLSS, via the coding sequence ATGATGCGTGATGTTAAAGAAACTTTTCAGGAAGTCGTCCAAGCTATATTTCCTTTAACACTTGTAGTCGTGTTACTGTTGCTTGTGTTCGTCGGTATAGGCCTGGATGATCTGATCTCCTTTTTGATAGCTACAGTGCTAACTGTAATCGGAATGACCTTTTTTCTAACCGGGGTTAAGCTGAGTATGCTTCCTATAGGTGAGGCAATAGGAGCTGATTTGCCTAAGCACAGCTCACTGGCTTTTATCGCAGTGATGGTGTTTCTACTCTCGTCCTTTGTAGCTGTAGCGGAACCTAATGTAAGTGTTTTAATTAGCATGATAAACTCAGCTTTACAAGGGAGTATAGATAACAATTTACTGATAATTTCTATATCCTTTGGAGTAGGTTTTCTTATGGTTATTTCCGTCCTGAGAATAATCTTTGGATTTCCGATCAAATATCTGTTTGCAGGAAGTTATTCAATCATACTCATGCTGTCTTTCTTTGTACCTGCTGATTATCTGGCAATTGCCTTTGATTCCGGAAGTGTGACTACAGGAGCAATGATTGTGCCTGTGATTATTGGCCTTGGAGTCGGGATAGCTTCAGTATTGCAAGATAGATCTGAACTTGATGGTTTTGGACTTATCGGCCTAGCGACTATAGGTCCCATATTGAGTCTCATGCTACTGGGGGTTCTGTCTTCATGA
- a CDS encoding cation:proton antiporter domain-containing protein has translation MATNLLTDLLIIFGLSIPVVFTFSKLKIAPLIGFLLAGILAGPFGFGLIREIGNIEFLAEIGVVLLLFTIGIEFSLRDLLQLRRIVIFGGGLQLSITSVIVALIFLWLGHSREASIFLGFLVALSSTAIVLKLLQEKGEIYSLHGRTSLGILIFQDIAAVIIILLIPVLAGTPGTEKSFLELILQGLGLIVFTFLSARYVVPFIMYHVAKTRNNELFLLSVIVIGLSVAWLTSMVGLSLALGAFLAGLIISESEYSVQALGNIIPFRDMFMSIFFISIGMLLDLNILREHLLLILAATLAVLLLKALANSLSTFLIGFPLHTMILVGFSLSQVGEFSFILAKVGSASGLISSLMYQEFLDVAVLSMVLTPLFMSIGYRTTTFADFLPFPPILKQGWYSKFKEKESEEKLENHVIIVGFGINGRNVVTAAKAASIPYIVIDMNPEVVRIEKQKEERIFYGDAAQNAVLEHAGIQTAKSVVVTAGDPPSAKRIIEAAQRLNPEIHIIARTHFLSELDKFYDFGADEVISDEFESSIELFTRVLHRYLVPSSEIYSLTSTLRADHYKMLRSTGIPRKKICDLALDFADVEIRSIRVGKFSKSAGMTLGELNLRKNYGVSALAISRSHKIIPGPEAETEILADDILLVISPPENVEEVRKLFEDGAE, from the coding sequence ATGGCGACGAATCTTTTAACCGACCTTCTGATCATCTTCGGACTTTCTATTCCTGTAGTATTTACTTTCTCAAAATTAAAAATAGCTCCACTGATTGGTTTTCTACTTGCAGGTATTCTTGCTGGACCTTTTGGTTTTGGACTTATTAGAGAGATTGGAAACATAGAATTTTTGGCCGAAATCGGAGTCGTACTCCTGCTTTTTACCATAGGTATTGAGTTTTCACTGCGCGACCTTTTACAGCTTCGCAGAATTGTAATTTTTGGAGGCGGTTTGCAGCTTTCCATAACTTCAGTTATCGTTGCTCTTATATTCCTCTGGCTTGGACATTCCAGAGAAGCTTCGATTTTTCTTGGGTTTTTAGTAGCATTAAGCAGCACTGCAATTGTTCTTAAACTCTTACAGGAAAAAGGAGAAATTTATAGCCTTCACGGGCGGACTTCCTTAGGAATACTGATTTTTCAGGATATCGCTGCAGTGATAATTATTCTCTTAATTCCAGTCCTCGCAGGCACTCCAGGGACTGAAAAGTCATTTTTAGAGCTTATCCTGCAGGGCCTTGGGCTCATCGTGTTCACTTTTCTAAGCGCCAGATATGTCGTTCCTTTTATCATGTACCATGTGGCAAAGACACGAAATAACGAGCTTTTTCTCCTGAGTGTTATAGTAATAGGGCTTTCTGTCGCCTGGCTGACTTCCATGGTTGGACTATCTCTGGCACTGGGAGCTTTTCTTGCTGGCCTTATTATTTCGGAGTCTGAGTATTCGGTTCAGGCTCTTGGGAATATAATTCCATTCAGGGACATGTTCATGAGTATTTTCTTCATCTCAATAGGGATGCTGCTTGATCTCAACATATTAAGAGAACATCTGCTCCTGATCCTGGCTGCTACCCTGGCTGTGCTGCTTCTGAAGGCTCTGGCAAACAGTTTGAGCACCTTTCTCATAGGTTTTCCTTTGCATACAATGATTCTGGTTGGATTTTCCCTTTCACAGGTTGGAGAATTTTCCTTTATCCTTGCAAAAGTAGGTTCTGCAAGTGGATTAATTTCCTCTCTCATGTACCAGGAATTTCTGGATGTTGCAGTACTTTCTATGGTGCTTACCCCTCTTTTTATGAGTATAGGGTATCGAACCACGACTTTTGCTGACTTTCTGCCTTTTCCCCCAATCTTGAAACAGGGCTGGTACAGTAAATTTAAAGAAAAAGAATCTGAAGAGAAACTTGAAAACCACGTAATTATAGTAGGATTTGGGATAAACGGTAGAAATGTCGTGACTGCTGCAAAAGCAGCTTCAATTCCCTACATAGTAATTGACATGAATCCTGAAGTCGTACGGATAGAGAAGCAGAAGGAAGAGCGTATTTTTTACGGTGATGCTGCTCAGAATGCTGTACTGGAACATGCAGGCATCCAGACCGCGAAATCTGTTGTCGTGACCGCAGGTGATCCTCCGAGCGCTAAAAGAATAATTGAAGCTGCCCAAAGGTTAAATCCGGAAATCCACATCATTGCCAGAACACATTTCCTGAGTGAGCTGGATAAGTTCTATGATTTTGGGGCAGATGAAGTCATTTCTGATGAGTTTGAAAGCTCAATAGAGCTTTTCACAAGGGTACTTCACAGATACTTAGTTCCCAGCAGTGAAATCTATTCCCTTACTTCAACATTACGTGCCGACCATTATAAGATGCTTCGAAGTACTGGCATCCCCAGGAAAAAAATCTGCGATCTGGCTCTTGATTTTGCAGATGTGGAAATCCGGAGTATCAGGGTAGGGAAATTCTCAAAATCAGCAGGAATGACTCTTGGGGAACTCAATCTTCGGAAGAACTATGGAGTGTCCGCACTTGCAATCTCACGTAGTCATAAAATCATTCCCGGACCGGAAGCTGAGACTGAAATTCTCGCGGATGATATTCTGCTTGTGATCAGCCCACCTGAAAATGTTGAGGAAGTTAGAAAGCTTTTCGAGGACGGTGCGGAATAA